Proteins from one Bacteroides zhangwenhongii genomic window:
- the rplL gene encoding 50S ribosomal protein L7/L12: MADLKAFAEQLVNLTVKEVNELATILKEEYGIEPAAAAVAVAAGPAAGAAAAEEKTSFDVVLKSAGAAKLQVVKAVKEACGLGLKEAKDLVDGAPSTVKEGLAKDEAESLKKTLEEAGAEVELK, encoded by the coding sequence ATGGCAGATTTGAAAGCTTTTGCAGAACAATTAGTTAACTTGACAGTAAAAGAAGTTAATGAACTTGCAACTATCCTTAAAGAAGAATACGGTATTGAACCTGCTGCTGCAGCTGTAGCTGTTGCTGCTGGTCCTGCAGCTGGTGCTGCTGCCGCAGAAGAAAAAACTTCTTTCGACGTAGTATTGAAGAGCGCTGGTGCAGCTAAACTTCAAGTAGTTAAGGCCGTTAAGGAAGCTTGTGGTCTTGGTTTGAAAGAAGCTAAAGACTTGGTAGACGGTGCTCCTAGCACAGTTAAAGAAGGTTTGGCTAAAGACGAAGCAGAATCATTGAAGAAAACATTGGAAGAAGCTGGAGCTGAAGTTGAACTTAAATAA
- the rpoB gene encoding DNA-directed RNA polymerase subunit beta, whose product MSSNTVNQRVNFASTKNPLEYPDFLEVQLKSFQDFLQLDTPPEKRKNEGLYKVFAENFPIADTRNNFVLEFLDYYIDPPRYTIDDCIERGLTYSVPLKAKLKLYCTDPDHEDFDTVIQDVFLGPIPYMTDKATFVINGAERVVVSQLHRSPGVFFGQSVHANGTKLYSARIIPFKGSWIEFATDINNVMYAYIDRKKKLPVTTLLRAIGFENDKDILEIFNLAEDVKVNKTNLKKVLGRKLAARVLKTWIEDFVDEDTGEVVSIERNEVIIDRETVLEEEHIDEILESGVQNILLHKDEPNQSDYSIIYNTLQKDPSNSEKEAVLYIYRQLRNADPADDASAREVINNLFFSEKRYDLGDVGRYRINKKLNLTTDMDVRVLTKEDIIEIIKYLIELINSKADVDDIDHLSNRRVRTVGEQLSNQFAVGLARMSRTIRERMNVRDNEVFTPIDLINAKTISSVINSFFGTNALSQFMDQTNPLAEITNKRRMSALGPGGLSRERAGFEVRDVHYTHYGRLCPIETPEGPNIGLISSLCVFAKINDLGFIETPYRKVENGKVDLSENGLVYLTAEEEEEKIIAQGNAPLNDDGTFVRNKVKSRQDADFPVVEPSEVNLMDVSPQQIASIAASLIPFLEHDDANRALMGSNMMRQAVPLLRSEAPIVGTGIERQLVRDSRTQITAEGDGVVDYVDATTIRILYDRTEDEEFVSFEPALKEYRIPKFRKTNQNMTIDLRPICDKGQRVKKGDILTEGYSTEKGELALGKNLLVAYMPWKGYNYEDAIVLNERVVREDLLTSVHVEEYSLEVRETKRGMEELTSDIPNVSEEATKDLDENGIVRIGARIEPGDIMIGKITPKGESDPSPEEKLLRAIFGDKAGDVKDASLKASPSLKGVVIDKKLFSRVIKNRSSKLADKALLPKIDDEFESKVADLKRILVKKLMTLTEGKVSQGVKDYLGAEVIAKGAKFSASDFDSLDFTSIQLSNWTSDEHANGMIRDLVMNFIKKYKELDAELKRKKFAITIGDELPAGIIQMAKVYIAKKRKIGVGDKMAGRHGNKGIVSRVVRQEDMPFLADGTPVDIVLNPLGVPSRMNIGQIFEAVLGRAGKTLGVKFATPIFDGATMEDLNEWTDKAGLPRYCKTYLCDGGTGEQFDQPATVGVTYMLKLGHMVEDKMHARSIGPYSLITQQPLGGKAQFGGQRFGEMEVWALEGFGAAHILQEILTIKSDDVVGRSKAYEAIVKGEPMPQPGIPESLNVLLHELRGLGLSINLE is encoded by the coding sequence ATGTCTTCAAATACTGTAAATCAAAGAGTTAATTTTGCTTCGACTAAGAATCCGCTCGAATATCCGGATTTCCTGGAAGTACAATTGAAGTCATTCCAAGACTTTCTACAATTAGATACCCCGCCCGAAAAACGTAAGAATGAGGGATTGTATAAAGTATTTGCTGAAAACTTCCCTATTGCCGATACTAGAAACAATTTTGTTCTTGAGTTTCTGGATTATTATATTGATCCGCCGCGTTATACCATCGATGATTGTATAGAGCGTGGGCTCACTTATAGTGTTCCTTTGAAAGCGAAACTTAAACTTTACTGTACCGATCCTGATCACGAGGATTTTGATACAGTGATTCAGGACGTATTCCTCGGCCCTATTCCTTATATGACTGATAAGGCTACTTTCGTTATCAACGGCGCCGAACGAGTAGTTGTATCGCAGCTTCACCGTTCTCCGGGTGTGTTCTTCGGTCAGAGCGTACATGCCAATGGTACGAAACTTTATTCGGCTCGTATTATTCCGTTTAAGGGTTCGTGGATCGAGTTTGCTACTGACATCAATAATGTGATGTACGCATACATCGACCGTAAGAAGAAATTGCCGGTAACTACTTTGTTACGTGCGATTGGCTTCGAGAATGACAAAGATATCCTTGAGATTTTCAACCTTGCGGAGGACGTGAAGGTTAACAAGACAAATCTGAAGAAAGTGCTGGGCCGTAAACTGGCTGCACGTGTCTTGAAAACATGGATTGAAGATTTCGTTGATGAAGATACCGGTGAAGTGGTTTCTATCGAACGTAACGAAGTTATTATCGACCGTGAAACCGTACTGGAAGAGGAGCATATTGATGAAATTCTTGAATCGGGAGTTCAGAACATTCTGTTGCATAAGGATGAGCCGAACCAGTCCGATTATTCTATCATATATAATACATTGCAGAAGGACCCGAGTAACTCGGAAAAAGAGGCTGTGTTGTATATCTACCGTCAGTTGCGTAATGCCGATCCGGCTGATGATGCAAGTGCACGTGAAGTTATCAACAACCTGTTCTTCTCGGAAAAACGATATGACCTTGGTGATGTAGGTCGTTACAGAATCAATAAGAAATTGAATCTGACGACTGATATGGATGTGCGTGTCCTCACTAAGGAAGATATTATTGAAATCATTAAGTATCTGATTGAGTTGATTAACTCAAAGGCAGATGTAGATGATATTGACCACTTGAGTAACCGTCGTGTGCGTACAGTAGGCGAACAGCTTTCCAACCAGTTTGCCGTTGGTTTGGCTCGTATGTCCCGTACGATTCGTGAACGTATGAACGTTCGTGATAATGAGGTGTTTACTCCGATTGATTTGATTAACGCGAAGACTATTTCTTCTGTAATCAATTCATTCTTCGGAACGAACGCACTGTCTCAGTTTATGGACCAGACAAACCCATTGGCTGAAATTACGAATAAACGCCGTATGTCTGCGTTAGGTCCCGGTGGTCTTTCCCGTGAACGTGCCGGATTTGAGGTTCGTGACGTTCACTACACACATTATGGTCGTCTTTGTCCGATCGAGACTCCTGAAGGTCCGAACATCGGTCTGATATCTTCATTGTGTGTATTCGCTAAGATTAATGATCTTGGATTCATTGAGACTCCTTACCGTAAGGTAGAAAATGGAAAAGTGGATCTTTCTGAAAACGGTCTGGTTTATCTGACGGCCGAAGAAGAAGAAGAAAAGATTATTGCACAAGGTAATGCTCCGTTGAATGACGACGGTACATTTGTGCGTAATAAAGTTAAATCTCGTCAGGATGCTGACTTCCCGGTTGTTGAACCGTCTGAAGTTAACCTGATGGATGTATCTCCTCAGCAGATTGCCTCTATTGCCGCTTCATTGATTCCGTTCTTGGAACATGATGATGCTAACCGTGCATTGATGGGATCTAACATGATGCGCCAGGCAGTTCCTTTGTTGAGAAGTGAAGCGCCGATTGTAGGTACAGGTATCGAACGTCAGTTGGTAAGAGACTCCCGTACGCAGATTACTGCAGAAGGAGATGGTGTTGTTGACTACGTGGATGCTACTACTATTCGTATTTTGTATGACCGTACGGAAGACGAAGAGTTCGTAAGCTTCGAACCTGCTTTGAAGGAATATAGAATACCTAAGTTCCGCAAGACTAACCAGAATATGACGATTGACTTGCGTCCGATCTGCGACAAGGGACAACGGGTGAAGAAGGGTGATATCTTGACCGAAGGTTATTCTACAGAAAAGGGTGAACTGGCATTGGGTAAGAACCTGTTGGTGGCTTATATGCCTTGGAAGGGATATAACTATGAGGATGCTATCGTATTGAACGAGCGCGTTGTACGTGAAGACCTATTGACTTCAGTTCACGTAGAAGAATATTCTCTCGAAGTTCGTGAAACGAAACGTGGTATGGAAGAATTGACTTCCGATATCCCGAACGTCAGTGAAGAGGCAACTAAGGACTTGGACGAAAACGGTATCGTAAGAATCGGTGCCCGTATCGAGCCGGGTGATATCATGATCGGTAAGATTACTCCGAAAGGTGAATCTGATCCTTCTCCTGAAGAAAAACTGCTTCGTGCGATCTTTGGTGATAAGGCCGGTGATGTGAAGGACGCTTCTTTGAAGGCATCTCCTTCTCTGAAAGGTGTTGTTATCGATAAGAAATTGTTCTCACGTGTGATCAAGAACCGTAGCTCTAAGTTGGCGGACAAGGCACTGTTGCCTAAGATTGATGATGAGTTTGAATCTAAGGTTGCAGACTTGAAACGTATTCTAGTTAAGAAACTGATGACTTTGACAGAAGGCAAGGTTTCTCAGGGCGTGAAAGACTACTTGGGTGCGGAAGTGATTGCTAAGGGAGCGAAGTTCAGTGCATCTGATTTTGATTCACTTGACTTTACTTCTATCCAGTTGAGTAACTGGACCAGTGATGAGCATGCTAACGGTATGATTCGTGACCTGGTGATGAATTTCATCAAGAAATATAAAGAACTGGATGCGGAACTGAAGCGTAAGAAGTTTGCTATTACCATTGGTGATGAGCTTCCTGCCGGTATTATCCAGATGGCAAAAGTATATATTGCTAAGAAACGTAAGATCGGCGTGGGTGATAAGATGGCAGGTCGTCACGGTAACAAGGGTATTGTATCTCGTGTCGTTCGTCAGGAAGATATGCCGTTCTTGGCAGATGGTACTCCGGTCGACATTGTATTGAATCCGTTGGGTGTGCCTTCTCGTATGAATATCGGTCAGATTTTTGAAGCTGTACTTGGACGTGCCGGAAAGACATTAGGTGTGAAATTTGCTACTCCTATCTTCGACGGTGCTACAATGGAGGATCTGAACGAATGGACAGACAAAGCAGGACTGCCGCGTTACTGTAAAACGTATCTTTGTGACGGTGGTACAGGTGAGCAATTTGACCAGCCGGCAACTGTAGGTGTAACTTATATGTTGAAGTTGGGCCACATGGTTGAAGACAAGATGCATGCTCGTTCTATCGGTCCGTACTCATTGATTACTCAGCAACCTCTTGGTGGTAAAGCACAGTTCGGTGGTCAGCGTTTCGGAGAAATGGAGGTTTGGGCACTCGAAGGTTTTGGCGCTGCTCATATCCTGCAGGAAATCCTTACTATCAAGTCTGATGACGTGGTAGGACGTTCGAAAGCTTATGAAGCAATTGTGAAAGGTGAACCGATGCCGCAACCTGGTATTCCGGAATCCTTGAACGTATTGTTGCACGAGTTGAGAGGATTAGGTTTGAGTATCAACTTGGAATAA
- the rpoC gene encoding DNA-directed RNA polymerase subunit beta': MAFRKENKTKSNFSKISIGLASPEEILENSSGEVLKPETINYRTYKPERDGLFCERIFGPIKDYECHCGKYKRIRYKGIVCDRCGVEVTEKKVRRERMGHIQLVVPVAHIWYFRSLPNKIGYLLGLPTKKLDSIIYYERYVVIQPGVKAEDGVAEYDLLSEEEYLDILDTLPKDNQYLEDNDPNKFVAKMGAEAIYDLLARLDLDALSYELRHRAGNDASQQRKNEALKRLQVVESFRASRGRNKPEWMIVRIVPVIPPELRPLVPLDGGRFATSDLNDLYRRVIIRNNRLKRLIEIKAPEVILRNEKRMLQESVDSLFDNSRKSSAVKTDANRPLKSLSDSLKGKQGRFRQNLLGKRVDYSARSVIVVGPELKMGECGIPKLMAAELYKPFIIRKLIERGIVKTVKSAKKIVDRKEPVIWDILEHVMKGHPVLLNRAPTLHRLGIQAFQPKMIEGKAIQLHPLACTAFNADFDGDQMAVHLPLSNEAILEAQMLMLQSHNILNPANGAPITVPAQDMVLGLYYITKLRAGAKGEGLTFYGPEEALIAYNEGKVDIHAPVKVIVKDVDENGNIVDVMRETSVGRVIVNEIVPPEAGYINTIISKKSLRDIISDVIKVCGVAKAADFLDGIKNLGYQMAFKGGLSFNLGDIIIPEEKETLVQKGYDEVEQVVNNYNMGFITNNERYNQVIDIWTHVNSELSNILMKTISSDDQGFNSVYMMLDSGARGSKEQIRQLSGMRGLMAKPQKAGAEGGQIIENPILSNFKEGLSVLEYFISTHGARKGLADTALKTADAGYLTRRLVDVSHDVIITEEDCGTLRGLVCTDLKNNDEVIATLYERILGRVSVHDIIHPTTGELLVAGGEEITEEIAKKIQDSPIESVEIRSVLTCEAKKGVCAKCYGRNLATSRMVQKGEAVGVIAAQSIGEPGTQLTLRTFHAGGTAANIAANASIVAKNNARLEFEELRTVDIVDEMGESAKVVVGRLAEVRFVDVNTGIVLSTHNVPYGSTLYVGDGELVEKGKMIAKWDPFNAVIITEATGKIEFEGVIENVTYKVESDEATGLREIIIIESKDKTKVPSAHILTEDGDLIRTYNLPVGGHVIIENGQKVKAGEVIVKIPRAVGKAGDITGGLPRVTELFEARNPSNPAVVSEIDGEVTMGKIKRGNREIIVTSKTGEVKKYLVALSKQILVQENDYVRAGTPLSDGAITPADILAIKGPTAVQEYIVNEVQDVYRLQGVKINDKHFEIIVRQMMRKVQIDEPGDTRFLEQQVVDKLEFMEENDRIWGKKVVVDAGDSQNMQAGQIVTARKLRDENSMLKRRDLKPVEVRDAVAATSTQILQGITRAALQTSSFMSAASFQETTKVLNEAAINGKVDKLEGMKENVICGHLIPAGTGQREFEKLIVGSKEEYDRILANKKTVLDYNEVE; encoded by the coding sequence ATGGCTTTTAGAAAAGAAAATAAGACGAAAAGTAATTTCTCGAAGATCTCAATTGGTCTGGCTTCTCCGGAAGAAATCCTTGAGAATTCGAGTGGTGAAGTTTTGAAGCCTGAAACCATTAATTACCGTACGTACAAACCCGAACGTGATGGCTTGTTCTGCGAGCGCATTTTCGGTCCTATCAAGGATTATGAATGTCATTGCGGTAAATACAAGCGTATCCGTTATAAAGGTATCGTCTGCGACCGTTGTGGTGTGGAAGTTACTGAAAAGAAAGTACGCCGTGAACGTATGGGACATATCCAGTTGGTTGTGCCGGTGGCTCATATCTGGTATTTCCGTTCGCTCCCTAATAAAATCGGTTATTTGCTCGGATTGCCGACAAAGAAACTGGATTCGATTATATACTACGAACGTTACGTTGTTATTCAGCCGGGTGTAAAAGCTGAAGACGGTGTAGCTGAATATGATTTGCTTTCTGAAGAAGAATATCTGGATATCCTGGATACACTTCCAAAAGACAATCAATATCTTGAAGACAATGATCCGAACAAATTCGTTGCAAAGATGGGTGCTGAAGCTATCTATGATTTGCTGGCCCGTTTGGATCTGGATGCTTTGTCTTACGAATTGCGTCACCGTGCAGGTAACGATGCTTCACAGCAACGCAAGAATGAAGCTTTGAAACGTCTTCAGGTAGTAGAATCGTTCCGTGCATCACGTGGACGCAACAAACCGGAATGGATGATTGTACGTATCGTACCGGTTATCCCGCCCGAACTTCGTCCGTTGGTTCCGTTGGATGGTGGCCGTTTTGCTACCTCTGACTTGAACGACCTTTATCGTCGTGTGATTATCCGTAATAACCGTCTGAAACGACTGATCGAAATCAAGGCTCCGGAAGTGATCTTGCGTAATGAAAAACGTATGCTTCAGGAATCTGTAGATTCTTTGTTCGATAATTCACGTAAGTCAAGTGCTGTGAAGACAGACGCCAACCGTCCGTTGAAGTCATTGTCTGACAGCTTGAAAGGTAAACAAGGACGTTTCCGTCAGAACTTGCTGGGTAAGCGTGTTGACTACTCTGCCCGTTCGGTAATCGTCGTTGGTCCGGAATTGAAGATGGGTGAATGCGGTATCCCTAAATTGATGGCTGCCGAATTGTACAAGCCGTTTATTATCCGTAAACTTATCGAGCGCGGTATCGTTAAGACTGTGAAGTCTGCCAAGAAGATCGTTGACCGCAAGGAACCGGTGATCTGGGATATTCTGGAACACGTAATGAAGGGACATCCGGTACTGTTGAACCGTGCTCCGACATTGCACCGTCTGGGTATTCAGGCTTTCCAGCCTAAGATGATCGAAGGTAAAGCTATCCAGTTGCACCCGTTGGCATGTACGGCATTCAACGCCGACTTTGACGGTGACCAGATGGCAGTTCACTTGCCTTTGAGTAACGAAGCAATTCTGGAAGCGCAAATGTTGATGCTTCAATCACACAATATATTGAACCCGGCAAACGGTGCGCCTATTACTGTGCCTGCGCAGGATATGGTTCTTGGTTTGTACTATATTACTAAGTTGCGTGCCGGTGCGAAAGGTGAAGGTTTGACATTCTACGGACCGGAAGAGGCGTTGATCGCTTACAATGAAGGTAAGGTAGATATTCATGCTCCGGTGAAAGTTATCGTGAAAGACGTTGATGAAAATGGTAACATTGTAGACGTAATGCGCGAAACTTCGGTAGGACGTGTGATTGTTAATGAAATCGTTCCGCCTGAAGCCGGTTATATCAATACAATCATCTCTAAGAAATCTCTTCGTGATATTATTAGTGATGTAATCAAGGTATGTGGTGTGGCTAAGGCTGCCGACTTCCTGGATGGAATCAAGAACTTGGGTTATCAGATGGCGTTCAAGGGTGGTTTGTCATTCAACTTGGGTGATATTATCATTCCGGAGGAAAAAGAAACCTTGGTACAGAAAGGTTACGACGAAGTGGAACAAGTCGTAAACAACTATAACATGGGTTTCATTACCAACAACGAACGTTACAACCAGGTGATCGATATCTGGACACATGTAAACTCCGAGTTGTCTAATATCCTGATGAAGACTATTTCTTCGGATGACCAGGGATTCAACTCTGTATATATGATGCTTGATTCCGGTGCCCGTGGTTCTAAAGAACAGATTCGTCAGTTGTCAGGTATGCGTGGTTTGATGGCAAAACCCCAGAAAGCAGGTGCAGAAGGTGGTCAGATCATCGAGAACCCAATCTTGTCGAACTTTAAAGAAGGACTTTCGGTGTTGGAGTACTTTATCTCTACCCACGGTGCTCGTAAAGGTTTGGCGGATACAGCTTTGAAGACTGCCGATGCCGGTTATCTGACTCGTCGTCTGGTGGACGTATCACACGATGTGATTATTACAGAAGAAGACTGCGGTACACTTCGCGGATTGGTTTGTACAGACCTTAAGAATAACGATGAAGTTATTGCTACTCTGTACGAACGTATCTTGGGACGTGTTTCCGTACATGATATTATTCATCCTACAACAGGAGAACTGCTTGTTGCCGGTGGTGAGGAAATCACAGAAGAGATTGCCAAGAAGATTCAGGATTCTCCGATCGAGAGTGTTGAAATCCGCTCGGTACTGACTTGTGAGGCTAAGAAGGGTGTTTGTGCTAAATGTTACGGACGTAACCTGGCTACGAGCCGCATGGTTCAGAAGGGTGAGGCTGTCGGTGTAATCGCTGCTCAGTCTATCGGTGAGCCGGGTACACAGTTGACATTGCGTACATTCCACGCCGGTGGTACTGCCGCCAATATCGCTGCCAATGCAAGTATCGTTGCTAAAAACAATGCACGTCTTGAATTTGAAGAGTTGCGTACGGTAGATATTGTAGACGAGATGGGTGAATCTGCAAAAGTGGTAGTAGGTCGTTTGGCTGAAGTTCGTTTTGTAGACGTAAATACCGGTATCGTTCTTTCTACTCATAACGTTCCTTACGGTTCAACGCTGTATGTAGGCGATGGTGAATTGGTAGAAAAAGGCAAGATGATTGCTAAGTGGGACCCGTTCAACGCTGTAATCATTACTGAAGCAACCGGTAAGATTGAATTTGAGGGCGTAATAGAAAACGTTACTTATAAGGTTGAATCGGATGAAGCTACAGGTCTTCGTGAAATTATTATTATTGAATCCAAAGATAAGACAAAAGTACCTTCGGCTCATATCTTGACAGAAGACGGTGATCTGATTCGTACTTATAACTTGCCGGTAGGTGGTCACGTGATCATCGAAAATGGTCAGAAAGTGAAGGCTGGTGAGGTTATCGTGAAGATTCCGCGTGCCGTAGGTAAGGCGGGTGATATCACGGGTGGTCTTCCTCGTGTTACTGAATTGTTTGAAGCTCGTAACCCGTCCAATCCTGCTGTCGTTTCTGAAATCGACGGTGAGGTGACAATGGGTAAGATCAAGCGTGGTAACCGTGAGATTATCGTAACTTCTAAGACTGGTGAGGTTAAGAAATATTTGGTAGCATTGTCTAAGCAGATCCTTGTACAGGAAAATGACTATGTACGTGCAGGTACTCCGTTGTCTGACGGTGCTATTACTCCGGCGGATATCTTGGCTATCAAAGGTCCTACGGCTGTACAGGAATATATCGTGAATGAAGTTCAGGATGTATACCGTCTGCAGGGTGTGAAGATCAATGATAAGCATTTTGAGATTATCGTGCGTCAGATGATGCGTAAGGTACAGATTGACGAACCGGGTGATACTCGTTTCTTGGAACAACAGGTTGTAGATAAGCTTGAGTTCATGGAGGAAAACGATCGTATCTGGGGTAAGAAAGTCGTGGTTGATGCAGGTGATTCTCAAAATATGCAAGCCGGTCAGATTGTGACTGCCCGTAAGTTGCGTGATGAGAATAGTATGCTGAAACGTCGTGACTTGAAACCTGTTGAGGTTCGTGATGCGGTAGCCGCAACTTCTACTCAGATTCTTCAAGGTATTACACGTGCTGCTTTGCAGACTTCAAGCTTTATGTCGGCTGCTTCCTTCCAGGAAACAACGAAGGTATTGAATGAGGCTGCTATTAACGGCAAGGTTGATAAACTGGAGGGTATGAAAGAGAACGTTATTTGCGGTCACTTGATTCCGGCAGGTACAGGCCAGCGTGAATTTGAAAAACTTATTGTTGGTTCAAAAGAAGAGTATGACCGTATCTTGGCTAATAAGAAAACAGTACTCGACTACAATGAAGTAGAATAA